A genome region from Nicotiana tabacum cultivar K326 chromosome 13, ASM71507v2, whole genome shotgun sequence includes the following:
- the LOC107808848 gene encoding prohibitin-3, mitochondrial: MGSNQAVLSLLRNIAGAAFGIGVGATALSSSLYTVDGGQRAVLFDRFRGVIDETVGEGTHFLIPWLQKPFIFDIRTKPHTFSSFSGTKDLQMVHLTLRVLSRPQVSRLPDIFKTLGLEYDEKVLPSIGNEVLKAVVAQFNADQLLTERPQVSALVRESLIRRAKDFNIELDDVAITHLSYGAEFSKAVEQKQVAQQEAERSKFVVMKAEQERRAAIIRAEGESESAKLISDATAAAGMGLIELRRIEASREIASTLAKTPNVAYLPKLNMLLGLNAAR; this comes from the exons ATGGGTAGCAATCAAGCAGTACTATCACTTCTGAGAAACATAGCAGGAGCCGCATTCGGAATCGGCGTCGGCGCAACGGCTCTCAGCTCCTCCTTGTACACCGTCGACGGCGGCCAACGCGCCGTACTATTCGACCGATTCCGAGGAGTCATCGACGAAACCGTCGGTGAAGGAACTCATTTTTTGATCCCATGGCTTCAAAAACCTTTCATCTTCGATATTCGTACGAAGCCTCATACATTCTCCTCCTTCTCTGGTACAAAAGATCTCCAGATGGTCCATCTTACCCTCCGTGTTCTCTCTCGCCCTCAAGTTTCTCGTCTTCCTGACATTTTCAAAACCCTGGGTCTCGAG TATGATGAGAAGGTCCTTCCTTCCATCGGCAATGAAGTTCTCAAAGCTGTCGTCGCACAATTCAACGCGGATCAGCTTCTCACAGAGCGTCCACAGGTGTCTGCATTGGTTCGTGAGAGTTTGATTCGTCGTGCAAAGGATTTCAACATTGAGCTTGATGATGTGGCGATAACCCATTTATCATATGGTGCTGAATTTTCTAAAGCTGTGGAGCAGAAGCAGGTTGCCCAGCAGGAGGCAGAGCGGTCCAAGTTTGTTGTGATGAAGGCTGAACAAGAACGGAGGGCAGCTATTATTAGGGCTGAAGGAGAGAGTGAGTCTGCTAAGTTGATTTCTGATGCAACTGCAGCTGCTGGAATGGGTTTGATTGAGCTGAGGAGGATTGAGGCTTCGAGGGAGATTGCTTCGACCTTAGCTAAGACTCCCAATGTGGCTTACTTGCCCAAACTGAACATGCTACTGGGACTGAATGCAGCACGTTGA